A window of the Fusarium poae strain DAOMC 252244 chromosome 3, whole genome shotgun sequence genome harbors these coding sequences:
- a CDS encoding hypothetical protein (BUSCO:30535at5125), whose translation METQVQTSTRTHDPWAATHQVTLQPAIMDPKQRFYHHFLKSVTVIQDLIDGLPSIASVGGERQEAIDHILASIAKLQNEVVDAADYTPSYDRKQYSEVRPPTIKTLQDKLNETITSITPKSKFQFRRPKTNHVDMGAPENDPRLNPGSHSRAKHDAAIITGMASALPTNKEDTLSELPSKETYKNYNEEMKRPSPSSLRKPSFSAAKNIGISNHSNLHIILPSSASRATSSGSLTDLEGCIIDMSIPTTEGSAFPGLAIKNVTKSLIVGGRVNGAVHITGVSDSIVVVVARQVRIHECSNVDIYLHCGSHPIIEDCSGMRFAPLPTPYVRLVHNSSIVFPANQEQRTEAEETDENQWDQVDDFKWLKAGHSPNWTTLSENERLGDDLWRSVVPGQPGVSVEEALRKLNIPRK comes from the exons ATGGAAACACAGGTTCAAACTTCAACTCGCACCCACGACCCTTGGGCTGCCACCCATCAGGTCACTCTTCAACCAGCTATCATGGACCCCAAACAGCGATTCTACCATCACTTCCTGAAAAGTGTGACGG TTATCCAAGACCTAATCGATGGGCTACCATCTATTGCCAGTGTTGGCGGTGAGCGCCAGGAAGCCATTGATCATATCTTGGCCAGCATCGCAAAGCTACAGAACGAGGTAGTGGATGCTGCTGATTATACTCCTTCCTATGATCGAAAACAATACTCTGAGGTCAGACCGCCG ACTATCAAAACTCTACAAGACAAGTTGAACGAGACTATAACTAGCATTACGCCCAAGTCGAAATTTCAATTCCGCCGCCCAAAGACTAATCATGTTGACATGGGCGCTCCCGAGAACGATCCTCGTCTTAATCCTGGAAGTCATTCTCGGGCCAAGCACGACGCAGCCATTATCACCGGCATGGCCAGCGCTCTGCCTACGAACAAGGAGGATACACTCAGCGAACTACCGTCCAAAGAGACGTACAAAAACTACAATGAGGAGATGAAAAGACCGAGCCCCTCATCCCTCCGGAAACCTAGCTTTTCGGCAGCAAAGAACATTGGGATCTCGAACCACTCTAACTTGCACATAATTTTACCGTCCTCAGCGTCACGCGCAACCTCGTCTGGTAGTCTTACTGATCTCGAAGGCTGTATTATCGACATGTCCATCCCAACAACTGAGGGCTCAGCATTCCCTGGACTGGCTATCAAGAACGTGACCAAGAGCCTCATCGTTGGCGGTCGTGTTAATGGCGCGGTCCACATCACAGGAGTGTCCGATAGCATTGTAGTGGTTGTGGCTAGACAGGTTCGAATTCACGAGTGCAGCAATGTTGATATCTACTTGCATTGCGGAAGCCATCCCATCATTGAGGATTGTTCTGGCATGCGGTTCGCACCGCTGCCTACACCATACGTAAGACTTGTTCACAATTCATCTATTGTGTTTCCAGCTAACCAAGAGCAGAGGACCGAAGCAGAAGAGACGGATGAGAACCAGTGGGACCAAGTAGACGACTTCAAATGGCTCAAGGCTGGTCACAGCCCAAACTGGACCACTCTATCAGAAAACGAGAGACTCGGCGATGATCTTTGGAGAAGTGTTGTGCCCGGTCAGCCTGGCGTCAGTGTGGAGGAAGCTTTGAGGAAGCTCAATATTCCCCGAAAGTAG
- a CDS encoding hypothetical protein (TransMembrane:9 (n4-14c19/20o43-65i327-344o350-369i431-449o491-508i520-540o560-576i597-621o633-652i)~BUSCO:8595at5125), whose protein sequence is MHPFSILTLGIFVAGYITARWDLVTRLYELAIFAWENGVVTRATKAFAALSVLFLAICAPTVLLARKETNLHPRRIGVGVSAREQLRRREHDGLMRVFWPTDIRRSDRPGVVVGWRNSILDVFVVAILEDVDARNTEFHLKAGTFFRSELHPNSQINEMCGHSSMHVLGLSNAADMEAADPSWFCATTKSDPREPKITCAKAISVQLILYDRPQPQGMQYVSLNPIALALGHDGSLLGDTVASEGEQETRERQVKEEKRKLVEKLKQHTIFKRVPSARDRALPKIINQINWSWELEKTLQKNVGRLGSRPRRSLSVSERVVETASTMRNYVILQLWTWFTLYLFPTIRKTFVLVLMGHRIMAEMLLLLLELRVKPGAAALKDISATAQQVEIRLQQFCYWPMQYMTLRQRKNNWASVTTSHPDYIRFYNSLWLVANDVIIGIALGSYIIENADWVAAQIGDLLRTYTVDALQSSISWLMGWPAGLKLNGELAAFLGDLFLWVIDYWSSCIETLTPALPQMVWFIGFSSFAGASMPIAMFSDMLSTLTIHIYSFYLASGRIYHWQLTILQSLFHLFRGKKHNVLRNRIDSCDYDLDQLLVGTILFTLLFFLLPTVAVFYLNFAIARMAIISLKAGFDTLLSCLNHFPLFALMLRIKDPRRLPGGIRFELRDTHDFRRDGISNTEGPPPTSVIYLKSIPLTFRIMFNQYFQMANRIRKHYLSPKVFFCLLTGKFVPPINRKNLYSLQYSMLPARRANIWEMWRALNTKAKPTKRMPLPYIPPLPNGGRRTSANNGRAR, encoded by the exons ATGCACCCTTTTTCTATTCTGACGCTCGGCATCTTCGTCGCTGGCTACATCACTGCCCGTTGGGATCTGGTTACTCGTCTCTATGAACTTGCTATATTCGCCTGGGAAAACGGTGTCGTC ACGCGCGCAACAAAAGCATTTGCTGCACTCTCAGTCCTCTTCCTCGCCATTTGCGCACCGACCGTCTTACTAGCCAGAAAAGAAACGAATCTG CATCCACGACGAATAGGAGTCGGTGTCTCGGCGCGGGAGCAACTTAGAAGGCGTG AGCATGATGGCTTGATGAGAGTGTTCTGGCCGACGGACATTCGCAGGTCCGATCGCCCCGGGGTCGTGGTGGGATGGCGCAATTCCATACTCGACGTGTTTGTTGTCGCCATCCTcgaagatgttgat GCACGGAATACCGAATTTCACCTCAAAGCCGGCACCTTCTTCCGCAGCGAGCTTCACCCGAACAGCCAAATCAACGAAATGTGCGGTCACAGCTCAATGCATGTCCTTGGACTTTCAAATGCTGCCGATATGGAAGCAGCAGACCCTTCCTGGTTTTGCGCAACAACAAAATCGGATCCCCGAGAACCAAAAATTACATGCGCCAAGGCCATCAGTGTACAGCTCATCCTCTACGATCGCCCTCAACCTCAGGGGATGCAATACGTATCACTGAATCCCATTGCTCTGGCGCTTGGCCATGATGGTTCTCTGTTAGGCGACACAGTGGCTTCTGAAGGAGAGCAGGAGACACGAGAACGTCAagtgaaggaagagaagcgCAAACTGGTTGAAAAGCTCAAGCAGCATACCATTTTTAAGCGAGTCCCCTCTGCGCGTGATAGAGCGCTGCCCAAGATCATCAATCAGATAAATTGGTCCTGGGAACTGGAGAAGACACTGCAGAAGAATGTGGGACGACTGGGGTCAAGACCACGACGCAGCCTTAGTGTGTCTGAGAGGGTGGTCGAGACAGCCTCAACGATGAGAAATTATGTTATTCTGCAGCTTTGGACATGGTTTACGCTGTATCTGTTCCCCACTATACGCAAGACCTTTGTCCTGGTTCTCATGGGCCATCGCATAATGGCAGAgatgttgctgttgctgctcgaGTTGAGGGTTAAACCTGGCGCTGCGGCTCTGAAGGATATATCGGCTACAGCACAGCAAGTTGAGATACGACTTCAACAGTTTTGCTACTGGCCGATGCAGTACATGACCCTGCGGCAACGAAAGAACAACTGGGCCAGTGTGACGACGAGTCATCCGGACTACATCCGCTTTTATAACAGTTTGTGGCTCGTCGCCAATGATGTTATCATAGGCATTGCTCTTGGCTCATATATCATCGAGAACGCAGATTGGGTTGCCGCACAGATTGGTGATCTACTGCGTACTTATACAGTTGACGCACTTCAAAGCAGCATTTCATGGCTGATGGGCTGGCCTGCTGGCCTCAAGCTTAACGGCGAGTTGGCAGCTTTCTTGGGAGATTTATTCCTCTGGGTTATTGATTACTGGTCCA GTTGTATCGAGACTCTGACCCCAGCATTGCCCCAGATGGTGTGGTTTATAGGATTCTCGTCGTTCGCTGGCGCTAGCATGCCAATTGCTATGTTTTCCGACATGCTTTCGACTCTAACCATTCACATTTACTCGTTCTATCTAGCCTCTGGGAGGATATATCACTGGCAGCTCACAATTCTCCAGTCCCTCTTTCACCTCTTCCGCGGTAAGAAGCACAACGTTCTTCGCAACCGTATCGATTCTTGCGATTATGACCTGGATCAACTCCTTGTCGGCACCATTCTGTTCACActactcttcttccttctgcCGACAGTCGCCGTCTTTTATCTCAATTTTGCCATTGCGAGGATGGCTATCATCTCCCTTAAGGCTGGATTCGATACTCTCCTCTCATGTCTAAATCACTTCCCATTGTTCGCACTCATGTTGAGAATCAAGGACCCAAGGAGACTTCCTGGTGGTATTCGATTTGAGCTTCGAGATACCCACGACTTTAGACGTGATGGCATAAGTAACACTGAGGGGCCGCCCCCTACGTCGGTCATCTACCTTAAG TCAATTCCCTTGACATTCCGAATCATGTTCAACCAATACTTCCAGATGGCAAACCGCATCCGAAAACATTACCTCTCGCCCAAAGTCTTCTTCTGTCTTCTCACAGGCAAATTTGTGCCGCCTATTAACCGGAAGAATTTGTACAGTCTACAATACAGCATGTTGCCGGCTCGCCGGGCAAATATCTGGGAGATGTGGAGGGCGTTGAATACGAAGGCAAAACCAACTAAGCGAATGCCGTTACCTTATATACCACCATTGCCTAATGGGGGACGAAGAACTTCAGCAAATAATGGACGGGCTAGATAA